The following proteins come from a genomic window of Archocentrus centrarchus isolate MPI-CPG fArcCen1 unplaced genomic scaffold, fArcCen1 scaffold_111_ctg1, whole genome shotgun sequence:
- the LOC115775375 gene encoding uncharacterized protein LOC115775375 isoform X1, with product MLSNSVPLNVRPVRQGNTGEAAVGQAVQSVTTVRPQQALQQRAQLSGPGLSVKQEMARSFPGFFKKEARGKRRFAPYRTNEFGKSFLVNFFLLEKQYEKTPKGEEELPLMLAGLGKRSLTISENMTHSEISDLLVNVYPRLANICGGWMLHKSTGGSGWRNLVVIPPDLHGYTGQQLKVVTSSGKYTLYICPLQEELDTISLPPEAKEFEKMPKAQCTTCKKMVPLQILPVHIKECKTELVDLSCSAEEESCKEHDEFRDSTCNQSDQTSECPVCNNAFHVDIIEVHAATCGLRPSDNDCHESSGSGAVGQISTFQSTEEILDWITHQVNETNTFSICVSRSDLFSRGMQQWQRQKKTSPKSRLKVTFFGEAGIDTGALSREFLTEMLAEVENRLFVGGSDKKGKNPVYCLNSLDSNFFRSVGEIMAASLAQGRPCPNFLRDWCFRYLCSGDSDSIQVSASDVTDFELSQLIERINSTDDKISDLVDDIVTCGYTGIVSMERRDAMIRWMLPFSWRGAALSLVRLVLPSTRKK from the exons ATGTTAAGTAACAGCGTACCACTGAATGTAAGGCCAGTCAGACAGGGCAACACAGGAGAAGCTGCTGTTGGTCAGGCAGTGCAGTCAGTGACCACAGTGAGGCCTCAGCAGGCACTGCAACAAAGAGCTCAACTCAGTGGCCCTGGACTCTCAGTGAAACAAGAAATGGCTCG GTCTTTtccaggattttttaaaaaagaggcaAGAGGAAAAAGGCGCTTTGCACCATATAGGACAAACGAATTTGGGAAGAGTTTCTTGGtgaatttctttcttcttgaaaaacaatatgaaaaaacaccAAAAGGAGAGGAGGAACTGCCACTCATGCTTGCTGGCCTTGGAAAACGTTCTCTAACCATATCTGAAAACATGACACATTCAGAG ATTTCAGATTTGCTTGTGAATGTATATCCAAGACTGGCAAACATCTGTGGTGGCTGGATGCTGCACAAATCCACAG GTGGAAGTGGGTGGCGGAACTTGGTTGTTATCCCTCCAGATCTACATGGATACACTGGCCAGCAGTTAAAAGTGGTGACTAGCAGTGGAAAATACACATTGTACATTTGTCCTTTACAAGAAGAACTTGATACAATTTCACTACCACCCGAAGCAAAGGAGTTTGAGAAAATGCCCAAAGCCCAGTGTACAACTTGCAAGAAAATGGTGCCACTTCAGATTCTTCCAGTGCACATCAAGGAATGCAAGACAGAACTTGTAGATTTGAGTTGTTCTGCTGAAGAG GAAAGTTGCAAAGAACATGATGAATTTAGAGATTCCACTTGCAACCAGTCAGACCAG ACATCAGAGTGTCCTGTGTGCAACAATGCATTTCACGTTGACATAATTGAAGTCCATGCAGCCACATGTGGATTAAG ACCTTCAGATAATGACTGTCACGAGTCAAGTGGATCAGGAGCAGTCGGTCAAATCAGTACATTTCAAAG TACAGAGGAAATCTTGGATTGGATCACTCATCAAGTTAATGAAACGAACACATTTTCTATCTGTGTTTCTCGATCTGACCTCTTCAGCAGAGGCATGCAACAGTGGCAACGGCAGAAAAAGACATCACCCAAATCTAGACTTAAGGTCACATTCTTCGGTGAGGCAGGCATTGATACTGGTGCCCTTAGCAGAGAATTTCTCACAG aAATGCTGGCAGAGGTCGAAAACAGACTCTTTGTTGGAGGGTCAGATAAGAAAGGGAAGAATCCTGTTTATTGTCTCAACAGTTTGGACTCAAACTTCTTCAG gAGTGTGGGAGAGATCATGGCAGCTAGCCTTGCACAAGGCAGACCTTGCCCCAACTTCTTGCGCGACTGGTGCTTCAGATATCTCTGCTCTGGTGATTCTGACAGTATACAAGTGTCTGCCAGTGATGTAACAGATTTTGAACTATCACAGCTTATTGAGAgg ATAAACAGCACAGATGACAAGATCAGTGACCTGGTTGACGATATTGTGACCTGTGGCTACACTGGAATCGTGTCTATGGAAAGAAGAGATGCCATGATAAG GTGGATGCTACCTTTCTCCTGGAGAGGAGCCGCCCTGTCTTTAGTGAGACTGGTTCTGCCAAGCACCAGAAAGAAGTGA
- the LOC115775375 gene encoding uncharacterized protein LOC115775375 isoform X2 yields MLSNSVPLNVRPVRQGNTGEAAVGQAVQSVTTVRPQQALQQRAQLSGPGLSVKQEMARSFPGFFKKEARGKRRFAPYRTNEFGKSFLVNFFLLEKQYEKTPKGEEELPLMLAGLGKRSLTISENMTHSEISDLLVNVYPRLANICGGWMLHKSTGGSGWRNLVVIPPDLHGYTGQQLKVVTSSGKYTLYICPLQEELDTISLPPEAKEFEKMPKAQCTTCKKMVPLQILPVHIKECKTELVDLSCSAEEESCKEHDEFRDSTCNQSDQTSECPVCNNAFHVDIIEVHAATCGLRPSDNDCHESSGSGAVGQISTFQSRGMQQWQRQKKTSPKSRLKVTFFGEAGIDTGALSREFLTEMLAEVENRLFVGGSDKKGKNPVYCLNSLDSNFFRSVGEIMAASLAQGRPCPNFLRDWCFRYLCSGDSDSIQVSASDVTDFELSQLIERINSTDDKISDLVDDIVTCGYTGIVSMERRDAMIRWMLPFSWRGAALSLVRLVLPSTRKK; encoded by the exons ATGTTAAGTAACAGCGTACCACTGAATGTAAGGCCAGTCAGACAGGGCAACACAGGAGAAGCTGCTGTTGGTCAGGCAGTGCAGTCAGTGACCACAGTGAGGCCTCAGCAGGCACTGCAACAAAGAGCTCAACTCAGTGGCCCTGGACTCTCAGTGAAACAAGAAATGGCTCG GTCTTTtccaggattttttaaaaaagaggcaAGAGGAAAAAGGCGCTTTGCACCATATAGGACAAACGAATTTGGGAAGAGTTTCTTGGtgaatttctttcttcttgaaaaacaatatgaaaaaacaccAAAAGGAGAGGAGGAACTGCCACTCATGCTTGCTGGCCTTGGAAAACGTTCTCTAACCATATCTGAAAACATGACACATTCAGAG ATTTCAGATTTGCTTGTGAATGTATATCCAAGACTGGCAAACATCTGTGGTGGCTGGATGCTGCACAAATCCACAG GTGGAAGTGGGTGGCGGAACTTGGTTGTTATCCCTCCAGATCTACATGGATACACTGGCCAGCAGTTAAAAGTGGTGACTAGCAGTGGAAAATACACATTGTACATTTGTCCTTTACAAGAAGAACTTGATACAATTTCACTACCACCCGAAGCAAAGGAGTTTGAGAAAATGCCCAAAGCCCAGTGTACAACTTGCAAGAAAATGGTGCCACTTCAGATTCTTCCAGTGCACATCAAGGAATGCAAGACAGAACTTGTAGATTTGAGTTGTTCTGCTGAAGAG GAAAGTTGCAAAGAACATGATGAATTTAGAGATTCCACTTGCAACCAGTCAGACCAG ACATCAGAGTGTCCTGTGTGCAACAATGCATTTCACGTTGACATAATTGAAGTCCATGCAGCCACATGTGGATTAAG ACCTTCAGATAATGACTGTCACGAGTCAAGTGGATCAGGAGCAGTCGGTCAAATCAGTACATTTCAAAG CAGAGGCATGCAACAGTGGCAACGGCAGAAAAAGACATCACCCAAATCTAGACTTAAGGTCACATTCTTCGGTGAGGCAGGCATTGATACTGGTGCCCTTAGCAGAGAATTTCTCACAG aAATGCTGGCAGAGGTCGAAAACAGACTCTTTGTTGGAGGGTCAGATAAGAAAGGGAAGAATCCTGTTTATTGTCTCAACAGTTTGGACTCAAACTTCTTCAG gAGTGTGGGAGAGATCATGGCAGCTAGCCTTGCACAAGGCAGACCTTGCCCCAACTTCTTGCGCGACTGGTGCTTCAGATATCTCTGCTCTGGTGATTCTGACAGTATACAAGTGTCTGCCAGTGATGTAACAGATTTTGAACTATCACAGCTTATTGAGAgg ATAAACAGCACAGATGACAAGATCAGTGACCTGGTTGACGATATTGTGACCTGTGGCTACACTGGAATCGTGTCTATGGAAAGAAGAGATGCCATGATAAG GTGGATGCTACCTTTCTCCTGGAGAGGAGCCGCCCTGTCTTTAGTGAGACTGGTTCTGCCAAGCACCAGAAAGAAGTGA